Below is a genomic region from Bradyrhizobium sp. 1(2017).
GTTTAGAGGTTGTTGGGAGGTTACTTCATGCGCAAGCTGCTGCTTCTTGCGGTTGCCGCTACGGCTGTTCTCATCGCTCCTGTCGCCCAAGCCCAGAGTCCGATCGTCATCAAATTCAGCCATGTCGTGGCGAACGACACCCCGAAGGGCAAGGGCGCGCTGAAGTTCAAGGAACTCGCCGAGAAGTACACCGACGGCAAGGTCAAGGTCGAAGTCTACCCGAACTCCACGCTCTACAAGGACAAGGAGGAGATCGAGGCGCTCCAGCTCGGCTCGGTGCACATGCTGGCGCCCTCGACTGCGAAATTCGCGCCGCTCGGCATCAAGGAGTTCGAGGCCCTCGACTTGCCCTGGCTGTTCAAGGACGACCAGACCTATTCCAACGCGATGAAGGGCACCGTCGGCAAATGGCTGTTCCAGAAGCTCGAGGCCAAGGGCATCACCGGGCTCGCTTATTGGGACAACGGCTTCCACATGCTCTCGGCCAACCGCGCCCTGGTGAAGCCGACCGATTTCCAGGGCCTGAAATTCCGCATCTCCGGATCGAAGGTCGCGGACCAGTATTTCCGGCTGCTCGGGACGATCCCGCAAATCATGGCGTTCTCCGAGGTCTACCAGGCGCTTCAAACCGGCGTCGTCGACGGTTGCGAGAACACGCCGTCCAATTATCTGACGCAGAAGTTCTACGAGGTGCAGAAGGACATCACCGTGTCCTATCACGCGCATCTGCAATATGCTGTCATCGTCAACGCGAAGTTCTGGTCGGG
It encodes:
- a CDS encoding DctP family TRAP transporter solute-binding subunit; the protein is MRKLLLLAVAATAVLIAPVAQAQSPIVIKFSHVVANDTPKGKGALKFKELAEKYTDGKVKVEVYPNSTLYKDKEEIEALQLGSVHMLAPSTAKFAPLGIKEFEALDLPWLFKDDQTYSNAMKGTVGKWLFQKLEAKGITGLAYWDNGFHMLSANRALVKPTDFQGLKFRISGSKVADQYFRLLGTIPQIMAFSEVYQALQTGVVDGCENTPSNYLTQKFYEVQKDITVSYHAHLQYAVIVNAKFWSGLPPDIRTQLDKAMADATDYTNSIARQENEDALAEIKKTGKTTLHYLTDADRKAWQEAMQPTYKWAKGRVGQEVLDLVAKELDVKMN